aagttccatatttgagcgtgcctctttaaaatacctttgcaccaaaacaaatagtcctgacaaatgttttatgtgtatatatttgcaaaccttaatgattaatcaaaacttccaggcctttccaatttggtcgtttatggcctcattctccccaagattataatcccaGATATTTActaaaaataacgtattttcccttggctccttcaactcacatttacatctcaataaaacaaaacaccatctgcgtgttcctctaggaaaaacaacttgcccctgttacgtatgtctacgtatcaagggaaatgctcaaataaccaaattcaacctagctagttTCCCGAAACATATACAATTATGTTTTactatagaggttgcttttcaccattaataccctgacactgttccacataatggaaacagtgctcaaattcactggtgttacataaacgatcaaaccaagaatcaataaccatcagaatccatTATCACGATGTTTTATGATTCAGACATTCAATCTATCTTTCTCATGGCctaattacagtccaaataaacgccacaaatcaatgatacccacctagcgaatcagctgctagtttttagcatctttcctgatgatttacatactccttttaaaaatgtatttcgaaatgtttatcaacttctgaaaagtgactcaacAATAATGCACGCATTTCCTTCTAAAAGACACAAACCATTTTCTCCGTtacccccagtcaagacatcatttccgtggcgacggaaacctcgcgagtgatgtcatcaacaagcgctcaatcttgactcatttcgcaacgattttcaactcattgtaaataatggttggctgtctgcaacaacagtatttcgggttcgataaaccaaacctaatttatcacatctgttgaatcctgaattagagtttacaacatcaatcaacatctctcaattcgctaatcttataaaaacatttagatggacacaaatctatcgtaattgttcccccgttatttttcagaattaatttgatttaagttactgtctcgtctttgatttagcattttaattacgactcttttcccaatgtattattcccaacaaatcatttagtgaacagacatcgtcttgcatcaaaatctccgttcttatattaagttgaatgacttagtctttcaatttgaaccaaacaaactatttaaaatgttcagtttatatcttataccaatacaAGTGACTATAACTTCCTCTGCAAAACAATTAGTTTAATTACAACCAaaaactcagacatatataattattttttacacctcagctgggaaccgaaccctGGACTGCAGGTTGTGAGACTGTTACActcaccactataccaccaatgctatggaactgagattctccgcaaatagacccaatttacagttatctgtatttgttactccggcatctgaacaacagaaaatagcactaatttaaatgcccaaagttttccctcaattaggattctcattaatctcgctcccttcgtatctgacccttctttttcTTTACCCAATTGTCACCTCTTACCTTTCCCTCAGTTAAACTACAATATTGGTGGTCTTTTGTAGGGAGTGTTTACACTCCCGGGCGAAATGTTCAATTTCGTTACAATTGTAGCATTTCAGCTGGCTATTTTCTCTGTTACCTCCTCCTGTCGCTCTGTCTTCTAACATTGCCATCAAGAACTCATTTTTCCCattttctctttttctttttttttttctgccTGTCCGTGCTGTTCATGGTGGACAGCATATATTTTTACCTCCGCTGAAGTTACCAACCCACACCCCACTAAATTATTTTTCACCTCCTTACTGATTTCGACGCGCATTCCAGTTAAAAAGGCTATTTTTAGCTGTTGATTATAAGGGGTATTTTGACCCCCGGGGCTGGTTCTGGCATACCACTGTTAGCATTGAATACATCTTTTAAACGTTCTagatactgactgactgtctcaccTTCTCCCTGTCTACATTCAGTTACATTAGAAAATCGGCGTGTCGTGGTAATGTTCTGTTAGGTTAGCGCATAATTCTGTAATTTTTTGCCCTGAATGGCTCTCCAGGTCCCGCACTCCACTGTATAATGTCCCCATTATTCCCCGTTGGCACCTAGGCCCCGCGCACAGCAAACCAATCCTTTCCCACTATGGTTCTAACTGCTCTTTCCAACTAACCACCAACAATTTTAATGGAAATGATTACAACCACattgcattttaatataaacagttacaaatacACGTTATATCTCTGACCCCTATCAGCCGACCCCTATCATACCGGTCCTACCGGATTTTACTGACCCCTATCGTGctgacccctatcagaattaaaatacacgttatctctctgaccccTATCAGCTGACCCCTATCAGACCGAACTTAGCGGATTTACTGGATAGAATTCAACTCCATCCTGGATAGAATTCAATTTTAtcccctactgacccctatcagaattattacacatgtccgacccctatcaGTGGACCTCTATCAGACTGGCCTCGACCGGgtcgcgggacaaaattacaatttgtcccctcggcgccaggtttaatgaatagtaattaactatcccctcACTGATCTCTATCCctgacccctatcggaactatcCAGGCCTCaagtgatctctcatcaattgaaagctatcagactggcctagaccgggttgcgggacaaaattacaatttatcccctcggcgccagatttaatgaatagtaattaactatccccttactgatatctcatcaatgatttatatcactccggccgtcgccggtttgttaccacatatgtttacttcactgttctttcgactcgtcagcaaattataaatttacacaagaattcatacttactcggtgatactgatcaaaatttagacagactatacgacaatatgcaaagtttgatttaacaggttttgcttaccttatttatggtgcaccgtgagatcagtttcccgagttgagcagaattgttgcCCACCCCCGAAAAGTCTTCACTCGTCCTCCGTGAAACGTCCGTTCACCAACTCACCCTCTCACACCCAAATCAACTCacttcgactggaccgttagttaaccaTCCTCCTGATACCAAGTTtctgttgataatgggatatctagaagggtgagccggtcaaggatcgattcagacaaagtggtaaattgtacgacaagcgacagtttattcagagtaaagatatctgatacagcgtaattacggcccTTCCGTTAGCTCGCACAGAACCAGCAGGAAAAAGAGCGTTTACAATTTACACAGTCCTTATATgtggaacagaaagtaggttgattctagaagatcggatctttggattggttcaggctggggtgtagtctgtagtcttccgccattggctcagttgtctgtccgtcatcgtagaatcctcttcgggccTGTCTGTTCttggtcacacaatgttcggctagaaaggagatcatgtgtgtgcgctggtttgTCTGCAAGCCCAGGCTGTGTGTCCTaggcagttagtgtgtgtaatgtgtgtgtgtgtgtgagctatcCTGTATAGGACCCAACatgctttactgtgaaaatacgttgtctcagttatagcaatgtaatagcagtaggctggtcacctgcataagaaatagcatttcTTTACATATGGAACTCCAAGCAGTACCTCGGGTGCGGCGTAGGCCGCGGAACCACAGTAAGTGCTGCTAAGCTCAGGATAGCCCATGGCAAACCTCCCAAAACCAAAGTCCGtgatcttgactttgttgtcccttGTCAGTAGTACATTCTCACATTTCATGTCTCGGTGGACGATGTTGTGTTGATGGAGATAGTTCACAGCACTGACAATCTGGGAGAACATGGTCTTGGCTTGGACAATGGGGATGGAATTTACCTCTTGGATTTTTTGGAGAAGGTCCGTTGTTGCCGCTTCCATCACGATGTATAGTCGGCCGATGCAAACCTCGATGAATTCGTGCACATGGACAATATTGTCATGTCTCACTTCCCTCAGAAGCGTCAGCTCCCTGGGTAGAAACTTGTGGATAAAGTCGTGAGGCGCCTTTTTGCGGTCCACAATTTTTATGGCGACCTCGGAATTGTGTTTCTTTGAGCTTGCCAGTTTGACTTTGGAGTAGCTTCCCTCACCGATTGTCACCCCCAATTTGTAGCCCTTCCGTACACATGTTCAAAAAGGTATGTATGACTTTCTGCTCTTCAAAATTTGTCTGGCTGTTGCCCCATCGGGTCATGAACGCCGGTGGTCGCACGCTCTTCGACCAATTTGAGGAACAGTTAGGTGTCTCAGGTGGCCGTGACAACGGTGAGATAAAAAACATTGGAGACACATTGATAAGGTCACGGTCGTGTTTGCGCGTGTATTATGACGACATTATGACAACCATAGACATTAAAACTAGCTAAACCTGCCAGCACATGAGGGTTTATCGTCAGTGGCATGTTGGGGCTTAGCCTAAATAATCACATATTACTGACTCTGATCAATAATTAATAAATGTTTATATTATTTTGTCTACTTGGCTGTATGAAATGCAACAATCCCTCTAATTGTATTTTGTTAGCTGTAATGTCTTAATATGACCTCAGGGTGGTAGACCGCACCAAGAATCTCCTTGGCCTCATGCATGTGTCTGTCTTTATTAATACACAGGTACAGCTGTTTGGGTTCCTTTTTTTTACAAGAACTTACTCAATAGAAGGAACAAAAAGGAACGAGTCTAATCTACATTTCCCCCAAAATTGGTGTCCAGGTGAGTGTCTTCCCATTGTCCTGTCACTCACCACACTATACAAACTGACCAAAAACAACTGGACTTTCAATTGTTCATAAAATGAGCAGGCTGTTGGCTCACTGTTAACTAGAACTTCATAGCGCAGGCCTGCTGGAATGTAGAACAGGCTAGAATGTTGTGAGCAGCACTGACCTTTCCTGCACAATGTGAGCTATTGTTTGATATCTCGACCAAGTTAGGAGCCACAGCCCTTGGCTTGGTAGCTATTGGCAATGGttgtttttactgtactgtatacactTCTGCTtatggaggttgtgtgtgtgtttgcgtcatAGACTTGCATgcataatttgtgtgtgtgtgtgcagttggGGATTTACCATAAACATGTTTTATTCTCTTTCATGCTTCAAACACATATAACCACGATCCCATCTACTTCAAGTTTCAGGCACAGATTAAACCATCATTATATTCAATGCAATATATTCATCTGGTATATATGGGATTTTGTGAATGTTGTATTATGCTCAATGCCACCAAAGATTTCAAATTTGTCTATATACATTTGTATACATTTCCAGCCTCCCCCTCTATAAGATGACAGGCATTGttattgtgtctgtgtgattgtAATCTGCAGAGCTTTGAGGCATTCCCCACTCTACTCCAGTTTCTCCACAGAGGGTTTGTTGGTTTTGCCACTGAGGGGGGCAGTACTTTCTGTCTGAGCTTCTACGACTCACCGCAGGCTGGGCCAATCAGCTGGCTACGTCCATATCTCCCTGCGTCTTAATTGGCTGTCTCTCTCAGAGAAGGGCTGCTGATACAAACATGAGAGCGAGCGTTCTGCGTGGGAAatagcaggcagagagagaacaagagtgtATTCTGTAAAGCAGTGCAGCTCATTCTACCCTCCTTCTGCGTATGTACTGAATCCTCCCAGGCTGCCAAAAGATGAACCACAGCTCGACTGAACCGGCGGAGACCATCGAGCTACTGCGGTATCTCAGGTAAGGCACTTAGCAGAATTAGGGCAACACAGCTATTCCTGCTCTCAATTTACAAAAATGATCCAATGCTGGCTGGCAGTAGCCTACATCTTTTATGATGGATTGTGAACTCTGTTTTACACATCCTGCTTGTAAATGTCAACGGACCTTTTGATAGCTGATGGCGTATGAGCTTTTATGTTTTTACATTGTAGACATTAAGTTGGGTGTGTGATGTAGGTTTGCATCCAGAGAGGTGGTTCTCTGTGTAGAGACAAGTGTCCTGTGTAGAGACAGTGTCCAGAGCAGTCCCCCCTGTGGCTGCCGACTGCATTCATTACTGTACTTTTATGCAACAGATAACAAAACCTGTCACACCAACTCATGTTTCTCTCGCAGCCCTGAGAGAAAAAGAACAAAGGGGACTCATATCAAGGCGGTTTGAACACAATTGCAGCCGAGagtatttttcagtgacaatATATTTGTGTCGTTAGACAATTTGATAATGATTTCTCtctgatat
This is a stretch of genomic DNA from Oncorhynchus nerka isolate Pitt River linkage group LG25, Oner_Uvic_2.0, whole genome shotgun sequence. It encodes these proteins:
- the LOC115109779 gene encoding testis-specific serine/threonine-protein kinase 6-like, which gives rise to VRKGYKLGVTIGEGSYSKVKLASSKKHNSEVAIKIVDRKKAPHDFIHKFLPRELTLLREVRHDNIVHVHEFIEVCIGRLYIVMEAATTDLLQKIQEVNSIPIVQAKTMFSQIVSAVNYLHQHNIVHRDMKCENVLLTRDNKVKITDFGFGRFAMGYPELSSTYCGSAAYAAPEVLLGVPYDPKKYDVWSLGVILYVMVTGCMPYDDSNVRKLPRAQRKALVYLHDVTMEEPCQLFIAYLLQFSPSSRPTIQQVAEQSWLQ